From a single Hymenobacter sp. YIM 151500-1 genomic region:
- a CDS encoding N-acyl-D-amino-acid deacylase family protein — protein sequence MLHHRLLPLLLLLLAPAALAQTPRADLLIRNGRVYDGAGGPAVLADVAVRQGRIVAVGTLPADYPADTVLDARGLAVAPGFIDVHTHIEDDEVRQPTADNFLLDGVTTVVTGNCGSSRPSLRRYFRTLDSLHLSVNVASLIGHGDVREAVLGQARRAPTEAELTQMEALVDSAMRAGAVGLSSGLIYVPGTYARTPELVRLARVVARHRGLYATHMRSEGDSITWAIAEALQVGREAKLPVQISHLKLSGPPNWGRTTEILGQIEAARAAGQAVTIDQYPYTASSTSLSTLLPDEVQADGRDSLRARLARPAVRREVVAGLLRRLRRRGLRHFSYAVVASFPPDTSLQGLSIEQINRRRGRPHHARHEAATILDLVARYNAGMVFHGMSETDVQAIMRYPHNMVASDASIRVWRQGVPHPRGYGSNARVLGRYVREQQVLPLEEALRRMTSLPAATFGFQDRGLLRPGFAADIVVFDPATVQDRSTFEQPHQYSVGMRYVLVNGRLTVSEGRHTGARSGQVLRKF from the coding sequence ATGCTACACCACCGTCTGCTGCCTCTGCTACTGCTGCTGCTCGCCCCAGCTGCCCTGGCCCAAACGCCCCGCGCCGACCTTCTTATCCGCAACGGCCGCGTGTACGACGGTGCGGGCGGCCCGGCCGTGCTGGCCGATGTGGCCGTGCGGCAGGGCCGCATTGTGGCCGTGGGAACGCTGCCGGCCGATTATCCGGCTGACACGGTGCTGGATGCGCGGGGGCTGGCGGTGGCGCCGGGCTTTATCGACGTGCACACCCACATCGAGGACGACGAAGTGCGCCAGCCCACGGCCGACAATTTCCTGCTGGATGGCGTCACAACCGTCGTAACCGGCAACTGCGGGTCTTCGCGCCCCAGCCTGCGCCGCTACTTTCGCACCTTGGACAGCCTGCATTTGTCGGTGAACGTGGCCTCGCTCATCGGGCACGGCGACGTGCGCGAGGCCGTGCTGGGCCAGGCCCGCCGCGCCCCCACCGAGGCCGAGCTGACGCAGATGGAAGCCTTGGTAGACAGCGCCATGCGGGCCGGGGCCGTGGGCTTGTCGTCGGGGCTGATTTATGTGCCCGGCACCTACGCCCGCACCCCGGAGCTGGTGCGCCTGGCGCGGGTGGTGGCTCGCCACCGGGGCCTCTACGCCACCCACATGCGCAGCGAGGGCGACAGTATCACCTGGGCCATAGCCGAGGCGTTGCAGGTGGGCCGCGAAGCCAAGCTGCCCGTGCAGATTTCCCACCTCAAGCTCAGCGGCCCGCCCAACTGGGGCCGCACCACCGAGATTCTGGGCCAGATTGAAGCCGCCCGCGCGGCCGGCCAGGCCGTTACCATCGACCAGTACCCCTACACGGCTTCCAGCACCAGCCTCAGCACCCTGCTGCCCGACGAGGTGCAGGCCGACGGGCGCGACTCGCTGCGGGCCCGGCTGGCCCGGCCGGCCGTGCGGCGCGAGGTGGTGGCGGGCCTGCTGCGCCGCCTGCGCCGGCGGGGCCTGCGCCACTTCAGCTACGCCGTAGTAGCCAGCTTCCCACCCGACACCAGCCTGCAAGGCCTGAGCATCGAGCAGATAAACCGCCGCCGGGGCCGGCCCCACCACGCCCGCCACGAAGCCGCCACCATCCTGGACCTGGTGGCGCGCTACAACGCCGGCATGGTATTTCATGGCATGAGCGAAACCGACGTGCAGGCCATTATGCGGTACCCGCACAACATGGTGGCCTCCGACGCCAGCATTCGGGTGTGGCGCCAGGGCGTGCCCCACCCGCGTGGCTACGGCTCCAATGCCCGCGTGCTGGGCCGCTACGTGCGCGAGCAGCAGGTGCTGCCCCTGGAAGAAGCCCTACGGCGCATGACTAGCCTGCCCGCCGCCACCTTCGGCTTCCAGGACCGCGGCCTGCTCCGCCCCGGTTTCGCCGCCGACATCGTCGTGTTTGACCCCGCCACCGTGCAGGACCGCTCCACCTTCGAGCAGCCGCACCAGTACTCGGTAGGAATGCGCTACGTGCTCGTCAACGGCCGCCTGACCGTATCGGAAGGCCGCCACACCGGTGCCCGCAGCGGTCAGGTGCTGCGGAAGTTTTAG
- the blaOXA gene encoding class D beta-lactamase, with the protein MLRICWFMLLNGLLLCLGAAPAPPVTERDFGRQFEQHGVQGSFLFYDGAAGRYTAYNLARCRRGFLPASTFKIPNTLIGLETGALPDTAALYRWDGVARSFPQWNQDMTYARALRVSCVPCYQQLARQVGAAAYRQWLAKLRYGRMHVTPANVDTFWLDGDSRITQFEQVDFLRRLQAETLPLAARHQRAVKQLLVLQKTPTYTLYGKTGWRFRSARNPDNGWLVGWLTRADGRTAFFALNVEPQPGPPDDARFLASRRAVAEAVLKEMGWL; encoded by the coding sequence ATGCTCCGAATCTGCTGGTTTATGCTGCTCAATGGCCTGCTGCTGTGTCTGGGTGCTGCGCCGGCCCCGCCCGTTACGGAGCGCGACTTCGGGCGGCAATTTGAGCAGCACGGTGTACAGGGCTCGTTTCTGTTCTACGACGGGGCCGCTGGGCGCTACACCGCCTACAACCTGGCGCGGTGCCGCCGGGGCTTTCTGCCGGCATCTACCTTCAAAATTCCGAATACCCTCATCGGCCTGGAAACCGGCGCCCTGCCCGATACCGCCGCGCTGTACCGGTGGGACGGCGTGGCACGCTCCTTCCCGCAGTGGAACCAGGACATGACCTACGCGCGGGCCCTGCGCGTGTCGTGCGTGCCCTGCTACCAGCAACTGGCCCGCCAGGTGGGCGCGGCTGCGTACCGGCAGTGGCTGGCAAAGCTGCGCTACGGCCGCATGCACGTCACGCCCGCCAATGTAGACACGTTCTGGCTCGACGGCGACTCGCGCATCACTCAGTTTGAGCAGGTAGACTTTCTGCGCCGCCTCCAGGCCGAGACGCTGCCCCTGGCCGCGCGCCACCAGCGGGCCGTGAAGCAGCTGCTGGTGCTGCAAAAGACACCCACCTACACCCTGTATGGCAAAACTGGCTGGCGGTTCCGCTCGGCCCGCAACCCCGACAACGGCTGGCTGGTAGGGTGGCTGACCCGCGCCGACGGCCGCACGGCCTTCTTCGCCCTGAACGTGGAGCCCCAGCCCGGCCCCCCGGACGATGCCCGGTTTCTGGCCAGCCGCCGCGCCGTAGCGGAAGCCGTGCTCAAGGAAATGGGCTGGCTGTAG
- a CDS encoding alpha-amylase family glycosyl hydrolase, whose translation MPHLRASLLLSGLLALAACRHNPPAETAVTCAPAAPPEYTIRHPAWADSASIYEVNIRQYTPEGTFRAFERHLPRLQQMGVGILWLMPVQPIGQKNRKGTLGSQYSIRDYRAVNPEFGTLDDLRHLIREAHGRGMHVILDWVANHTAWDSRLVQQHPDWFTRDAQGRFVPPVADWQDVIDLDYRQPELRRYMAETMRWWVQDVGFDGFRADVAGLVPMDFWNQTRRELEQVKPVFMLAEWDELHDPPFLKKGQFDPNTGMLEQAFDATYALRLRYLLDSISRGRQPVAALDRYRQVERARYPATAYLMYFTSSHDINSWDGTEYERLGPDAQPQAVLTALLPGIPMVYSGQEAALKKRLRFFDKDIIPWNNFPLQNFYTRLLQLKRRHPALRNGDPCSQFTRLASPEGTYAFTRTKNNAAVFTAVNFTDASQSMPLPAAPAGRFRDVFSGETVELKPQEQLAIPARGWRVLEKR comes from the coding sequence ATGCCTCACCTCCGCGCCTCCCTCCTGCTCAGCGGCTTGCTGGCCTTGGCCGCCTGCCGCCATAACCCGCCCGCTGAAACGGCCGTGACTTGCGCGCCGGCGGCTCCGCCCGAGTACACCATCCGGCACCCGGCCTGGGCCGATTCGGCCAGCATCTACGAGGTCAATATTCGGCAGTACACGCCGGAGGGCACGTTTCGGGCGTTTGAGCGGCACCTGCCGCGGCTGCAACAAATGGGCGTGGGCATCCTGTGGCTGATGCCGGTGCAGCCCATCGGCCAGAAAAACCGCAAAGGCACGCTGGGCAGTCAGTATTCCATTCGGGACTACCGGGCCGTAAACCCGGAGTTTGGCACGCTGGACGACCTGCGCCATCTTATCCGGGAAGCGCACGGACGCGGTATGCACGTGATTCTGGACTGGGTGGCCAACCATACCGCCTGGGACAGCCGGCTCGTGCAGCAGCACCCCGACTGGTTTACCCGCGACGCCCAGGGCCGCTTCGTGCCGCCCGTGGCCGACTGGCAGGACGTTATCGACCTGGATTACCGCCAGCCTGAGCTGCGGCGCTACATGGCCGAGACGATGCGGTGGTGGGTGCAGGACGTAGGCTTTGATGGCTTCCGGGCCGATGTGGCCGGCCTCGTGCCCATGGACTTCTGGAACCAGACCCGCCGGGAGCTGGAGCAGGTGAAGCCCGTGTTTATGCTGGCCGAATGGGACGAGCTGCACGACCCGCCCTTTCTGAAAAAGGGCCAGTTCGACCCCAACACCGGCATGCTGGAGCAGGCCTTCGACGCCACCTACGCCCTGCGCCTGCGGTATTTGCTCGACAGCATCAGCCGCGGCCGGCAGCCCGTAGCCGCCCTCGACCGGTACCGGCAGGTAGAGCGGGCCCGGTACCCGGCCACGGCCTACCTCATGTACTTCACTTCCAGCCACGACATCAACTCCTGGGACGGCACCGAGTATGAGCGCCTGGGCCCCGACGCCCAGCCCCAGGCCGTGCTGACGGCCCTGCTGCCGGGCATCCCGATGGTGTACAGCGGCCAGGAAGCGGCCCTGAAAAAGCGCCTGCGCTTCTTCGACAAAGACATTATTCCGTGGAACAACTTCCCGCTCCAAAACTTCTATACCCGCCTGCTTCAGCTCAAGCGCCGCCACCCTGCCCTGCGCAACGGCGACCCGTGCAGTCAGTTCACCCGCCTGGCCTCGCCGGAAGGCACCTACGCCTTCACCCGGACGAAGAACAACGCCGCCGTCTTCACCGCCGTCAACTTCACCGATGCCAGCCAGTCGATGCCGCTGCCCGCCGCCCCGGCCGGCCGCTTCCGGGACGTTTTTTCGGGTGAGACTGTGGAGCTGAAGCCGCAGGAGCAGCTGGCCATACCGGCCCGCGGCTGGCGGGTATTGGAAAAACGGTAG
- a CDS encoding aldo/keto reductase: protein MQTRELGRSGLHLAPLMLGGNVFGWTADEATSFRILDAFVAGGGNAIDTADAYSVWVPGHQGGESETIIGRWLRRRGRRDDVLLATKVGWEINAQQKGLRKDYILRAVESSLRRLQTDYIDLYQSHKDDPAVPVEETLEAYAQLVRAGKVRAIGASNFSAGRLRESLEASQRHNLPRYESLQPLYNLYDRAEFERELLPVCQQEQLGVIPYYGLAAGFLTGKYRTAADLQKSARGGGIGQKYLNDRGHRILAALDAVAARQQATPAQVALAWIMTQPGLTAPIASATSPEQVAELLGATELQLGPQDLTELDKASS, encoded by the coding sequence ATGCAAACCCGCGAACTGGGCCGCTCCGGCCTGCACCTGGCGCCGCTCATGCTGGGCGGCAACGTCTTCGGCTGGACGGCCGACGAGGCTACTTCCTTCCGCATTCTGGATGCCTTTGTGGCCGGGGGCGGCAACGCCATCGACACGGCCGACGCCTACTCCGTATGGGTGCCCGGCCACCAGGGCGGCGAGTCCGAAACCATCATCGGGCGGTGGCTGCGCCGGCGCGGCCGCCGCGACGACGTGCTGCTGGCCACTAAAGTAGGCTGGGAAATCAACGCCCAGCAAAAGGGCCTGCGGAAAGACTACATTCTGCGGGCCGTGGAAAGCTCCCTGCGCCGCCTCCAGACCGATTATATCGACCTGTACCAGTCGCACAAAGACGACCCCGCGGTGCCGGTGGAAGAAACCCTGGAAGCCTACGCCCAGTTGGTGCGGGCGGGTAAGGTGCGGGCCATTGGGGCGTCCAACTTTTCGGCGGGCCGGCTGCGGGAGTCATTGGAGGCCAGCCAGCGCCACAACCTGCCGCGCTACGAGAGCCTGCAGCCGCTGTATAACCTCTACGACCGGGCCGAGTTTGAGCGGGAGCTGCTGCCCGTGTGCCAGCAGGAGCAGCTAGGCGTGATTCCGTACTACGGCCTAGCCGCCGGTTTCCTCACCGGTAAGTACCGCACCGCCGCCGACCTGCAAAAAAGCGCCCGGGGTGGCGGCATCGGCCAAAAATACCTTAACGACCGGGGCCACCGCATCCTGGCGGCTCTCGATGCGGTGGCTGCCCGCCAGCAGGCCACGCCCGCCCAGGTGGCTCTGGCTTGGATCATGACCCAGCCTGGCCTCACGGCACCCATTGCCAGCGCCACCAGCCCCGAGCAAGTAGCGGAGCTGCTGGGCGCCACCGAGCTGCAGCTAGGCCCCCAGGACCTGACCGAGCTGGACAAGGCCAGCAGCTAA
- a CDS encoding YdeI/OmpD-associated family protein gives MPSKLDTLPHVDAPDRPAWRAWLAAHHQQPDGIWLILYKKASGQQRMTYDDVVEEALCFGWIDSLPRRLDAARSLLLITPRKKGSVWSALNKRRVAKLEAAGLLAPAGQAKIEAAKQDGSWQALDAVEALEMPADLAAALAANAEAQRHFAAFPPGVRKQTLQQLAAAKRPATRQQRIARIVEKAARNERTN, from the coding sequence GTGCCTTCCAAGCTCGACACCCTGCCGCACGTTGACGCCCCCGACCGCCCAGCCTGGCGGGCCTGGCTGGCGGCCCACCATCAGCAGCCCGACGGCATCTGGCTGATTCTCTACAAAAAAGCCAGCGGCCAGCAGCGCATGACCTACGACGACGTGGTGGAAGAAGCCCTGTGCTTTGGCTGGATTGACTCGCTGCCGCGCCGCCTCGACGCGGCCCGCTCCCTGCTGCTCATCACGCCCCGCAAGAAGGGTAGCGTGTGGTCGGCGCTGAACAAGCGGCGGGTAGCCAAGCTGGAGGCCGCCGGCCTGCTCGCCCCAGCCGGCCAGGCCAAAATCGAAGCCGCCAAACAGGACGGCAGCTGGCAAGCCCTGGACGCCGTGGAAGCCCTCGAAATGCCCGCCGACCTGGCCGCAGCCCTGGCCGCCAACGCGGAAGCCCAGCGCCACTTTGCCGCCTTTCCGCCCGGTGTGCGCAAGCAAACCTTGCAGCAGCTGGCCGCCGCCAAACGCCCCGCCACCCGGCAGCAGCGCATAGCCCGCATCGTAGAAAAAGCCGCCCGTAACGAGCGAACCAACTAA
- a CDS encoding glycosyl-4,4'-diaponeurosporenoate acyltransferase CrtO family protein translates to MKSLGKSVLFLGIAGLLLLLVWSMLRKLTEAPGQPSVTGAFGGGLMYTLGVTGVFGMLNQALPLYQLLGPRYYALRGAEQISWLYRVLRVEWLRRFLCWVHYHRPQPRRTFFGGRRADLPELLKNIQGAECTHLLALLAMLALPPYFLYLGRYDLAAGAAVGNFFGNFYPIVLQRHHRGRLLRLHSAL, encoded by the coding sequence ATGAAGTCTCTCGGAAAATCGGTGCTGTTTCTGGGTATAGCCGGCCTGTTGCTGCTGCTGGTGTGGTCTATGCTGCGGAAGCTGACGGAGGCGCCGGGGCAGCCCTCGGTAACGGGAGCTTTTGGGGGCGGACTGATGTACACGCTGGGCGTAACGGGGGTATTTGGGATGCTGAACCAAGCCCTGCCCCTGTACCAGCTGCTCGGGCCACGCTACTATGCCCTTCGGGGCGCCGAGCAAATCAGCTGGCTGTACCGGGTGCTGCGGGTGGAGTGGCTGCGGCGGTTTTTGTGCTGGGTACACTACCACCGGCCCCAGCCCCGGCGTACCTTTTTCGGCGGCCGACGCGCCGACTTACCGGAGCTACTCAAGAACATTCAGGGAGCCGAATGCACCCACTTGCTGGCGCTGCTGGCCATGCTGGCCCTGCCTCCGTACTTCCTGTACCTGGGCCGCTATGATTTGGCGGCAGGCGCGGCAGTAGGAAATTTCTTCGGCAACTTTTACCCTATCGTGCTCCAGCGCCACCACCGAGGGCGCCTGCTGCGGCTCCACTCTGCGCTGTAG
- a CDS encoding alpha-amylase family glycosyl hydrolase, giving the protein MSDDLHPHAHLFPVKHPAWAADATIYEVNIRQYTSEGTLRAFAEHLPRLAAMGVSIVWLMPIHPIGEVSRKGTRGSQYAVQDYFGVNPEFGTLDDLRQLVQQAHRLGLRVLLDWVANHTSWDNPLVHEHPDWYQRDAQGQLVPPVPDWTDVVALDYRQPELRRYMTEALLYWVREADIDGYRCDVAGLVPTSFWNDARRALDQVKPVFMLAEWDELYPSGGLTWDNFDGDTKLLEQAFDMTFGLRLHYLLDHIAEGKAQLADIDAYLAAERAKYPSTVYLMHFTSNHDVNSWDGTEYERLGPLALLFAVLTVLLPGMPLVYSGQEAALNRRLAFFDPDPIDWQDYPLQDFYTRLLQFKRRHPALRNGDPLSRFRRLPSSSESLYAFVREKEGRAVLCVVNSSAEPLSLPIEVGPWTDVFNEVQVTAGELAVPAHGWRVLEKVA; this is encoded by the coding sequence GTGTCTGACGACCTGCACCCTCACGCTCACCTGTTTCCGGTGAAACATCCGGCCTGGGCCGCCGATGCAACTATCTACGAAGTCAACATCCGCCAATACACGTCGGAGGGCACGCTGCGGGCCTTTGCTGAGCATCTGCCGCGGCTGGCAGCTATGGGCGTTAGCATCGTGTGGCTGATGCCCATTCACCCCATCGGGGAAGTGAGCCGCAAAGGCACGCGGGGCAGCCAGTACGCCGTGCAGGACTATTTTGGGGTGAACCCGGAGTTCGGCACTCTCGACGACTTGCGCCAGCTGGTGCAGCAGGCCCACCGGCTGGGCCTGCGGGTGCTGCTGGATTGGGTGGCCAACCACACCAGCTGGGACAACCCACTCGTGCACGAGCACCCCGATTGGTACCAGCGCGACGCCCAGGGCCAACTGGTGCCGCCCGTGCCCGACTGGACCGACGTGGTAGCCCTGGACTACCGCCAGCCCGAGCTGCGCCGCTACATGACCGAGGCCCTGCTGTACTGGGTGCGCGAAGCCGACATCGACGGCTACCGCTGCGACGTGGCCGGGCTGGTGCCCACCAGCTTCTGGAACGACGCCCGCCGCGCCCTCGACCAGGTGAAACCCGTGTTTATGCTGGCCGAGTGGGACGAGCTGTACCCGTCGGGTGGGCTGACCTGGGACAATTTCGACGGCGACACCAAGCTGCTGGAGCAAGCCTTCGACATGACCTTTGGCCTGCGCCTGCACTACCTGCTCGACCACATTGCCGAAGGCAAGGCCCAGCTGGCCGACATCGACGCCTACCTGGCCGCCGAGCGGGCCAAGTACCCGTCCACGGTGTACCTGATGCACTTCACCAGCAACCACGACGTGAACAGCTGGGACGGCACCGAGTACGAGCGACTGGGGCCGCTGGCCCTACTCTTTGCGGTGCTCACGGTGCTGCTGCCCGGCATGCCCCTGGTGTACAGCGGCCAGGAAGCCGCCCTCAACCGCCGCCTGGCCTTCTTCGACCCCGACCCTATCGACTGGCAGGATTATCCGCTCCAGGACTTTTACACCCGCCTGCTTCAGTTCAAGCGCCGCCACCCCGCCCTGCGCAACGGCGACCCGCTCAGCCGCTTCCGCCGCCTGCCGTCTTCGTCGGAAAGTCTCTATGCGTTTGTGCGCGAAAAAGAAGGCCGGGCCGTGCTATGCGTAGTCAACAGCTCCGCTGAGCCCCTATCCTTGCCTATCGAAGTCGGCCCCTGGACTGACGTATTCAATGAAGTGCAGGTCACAGCGGGCGAGCTGGCAGTGCCTGCGCACGGCTGGCGTGTGCTGGAGAAAGTAGCATAA
- a CDS encoding DinB family protein — translation MLLAAQYALVQSARAVLLDQLATLPPADFLAPVATFNHSSLRDLLVHVANCYRHWLGVIAQGQPRPYFDPATVPDVAAARQVFGKVDALVTSFVQQQEGAWQRPQTLSVPGRPAPLTLTPLELFTHVITHEFHHKGQLLSMARQLGYPPVDTDVIRF, via the coding sequence ATGCTTCTTGCCGCCCAATATGCCCTGGTTCAGAGTGCCCGCGCCGTGCTGCTCGACCAGCTGGCTACGCTGCCGCCAGCCGACTTTCTGGCGCCAGTGGCAACCTTTAACCACAGCAGCCTTCGCGACTTGCTGGTGCACGTAGCCAACTGCTACCGGCACTGGCTCGGAGTAATAGCCCAGGGCCAGCCGCGCCCCTACTTCGACCCGGCCACGGTGCCCGACGTGGCCGCTGCACGGCAGGTGTTTGGGAAGGTAGACGCACTGGTGACAAGCTTTGTGCAGCAGCAGGAAGGGGCGTGGCAGCGGCCACAGACTCTATCCGTGCCCGGCCGACCCGCGCCGCTGACCCTGACGCCGCTAGAGCTGTTCACTCACGTCATCACCCACGAGTTTCACCACAAAGGCCAGCTCCTGAGCATGGCCCGGCAGCTGGGCTACCCGCCCGTAGACACCGATGTAATTCGGTTTTAG
- a CDS encoding alpha/beta hydrolase — MARQKQQREFVLEKVTVQGAADGVEEVLLETNAGPLPARLHPAAEGRAAVVWVGGAGGGLDGPAWGMYPRLASQLAAHHGIASLRLHYRHPNYYEECVLDTLLAVQYLVQQRRHPAVALVGHSFGGAVVVTAGALSPDVAAVVAMSSQTYGTDLAPKVSPRPLLLVHGTADEILPDTCSRSIYQRAQQPKELKLYPGCRHGLDECRDQVDADVVGWLTRQLSAALAPHSGRE, encoded by the coding sequence ATGGCCAGGCAGAAACAGCAGCGGGAATTTGTATTGGAAAAAGTGACGGTTCAGGGCGCGGCAGATGGGGTGGAGGAGGTACTGCTCGAAACCAACGCCGGCCCCCTGCCGGCCCGCCTGCACCCGGCCGCCGAAGGCCGCGCCGCGGTGGTGTGGGTGGGCGGAGCCGGGGGCGGCCTCGACGGACCAGCCTGGGGCATGTACCCGCGCCTGGCCAGCCAGCTGGCCGCCCACCACGGCATTGCCTCCCTGCGCCTGCACTACCGCCACCCCAATTATTATGAAGAGTGCGTGCTCGACACGTTGCTGGCCGTGCAGTACCTAGTGCAGCAGCGCCGGCACCCGGCCGTGGCCCTGGTGGGGCATTCCTTCGGCGGGGCCGTGGTGGTTACGGCCGGAGCCCTGAGCCCGGACGTAGCGGCGGTGGTGGCCATGAGCAGCCAGACCTACGGCACCGACCTGGCCCCCAAGGTGAGCCCCCGGCCCCTGCTGCTGGTGCACGGCACCGCCGACGAAATCCTCCCCGATACCTGCTCGCGCAGCATCTACCAGCGGGCCCAGCAGCCCAAGGAACTCAAGCTCTACCCCGGCTGCCGCCACGGCCTCGACGAGTGCCGCGACCAGGTAGATGCCGATGTGGTGGGCTGGCTTACCCGGCAGCTAAGCGCGGCTCTGGCTCCCCATTCCGGCCGTGAGTAG